In the Candidatus Binataceae bacterium genome, one interval contains:
- a CDS encoding glutamine amidotransferase, with amino-acid sequence MKSAIAIRHLHFEDLGTLAPILEGAGYQVRYVDVCVEDLAALNPVESDLLIVLGGPIGAYEDHLYPTLKDELKLLEKRLAAQRPTLGICLGAQLMARALGARVYPSGGKEIGWGPVTLSGAGRDSAFRHLGQDGVAVLHWHGDTFDLPQDAILLASTGFCRNQAYVWGANAVGFQFHPEACAARLEQWFIGHACEIAAAELSVAALRADTARHASRLEVQAHKSFTEWLASISYLVGSCKPVAP; translated from the coding sequence GCTATCAGGTTCGATATGTGGACGTCTGCGTCGAGGATCTCGCCGCTCTGAATCCCGTCGAGTCCGATCTCCTCATTGTGTTGGGCGGGCCGATCGGCGCGTATGAAGACCATCTTTACCCGACTCTGAAAGACGAGCTTAAGCTGCTCGAAAAGCGTCTCGCGGCGCAACGCCCGACCCTGGGGATTTGCCTTGGCGCTCAGCTCATGGCGCGCGCTCTCGGGGCGCGCGTCTATCCATCAGGCGGCAAAGAAATTGGCTGGGGACCGGTTACGTTAAGTGGCGCCGGACGCGACTCCGCGTTTCGCCATCTGGGGCAAGACGGCGTTGCGGTACTTCATTGGCACGGAGACACCTTCGATCTGCCGCAGGACGCTATCTTGCTGGCCTCGACCGGGTTTTGCCGCAATCAGGCGTACGTGTGGGGTGCTAACGCAGTGGGTTTTCAGTTTCATCCGGAGGCTTGCGCGGCGCGGCTCGAGCAGTGGTTCATCGGCCACGCCTGCGAGATTGCGGCTGCCGAGCTCTCGGTCGCGGCATTACGCGCTGACACCGCCAGGCACGCATCGCGCCTGGAAGTCCAGGCGCACAAAAGCTTCACGGAGTGGTTAGCTTCAATTAGTTATTTGGTCGGCAGTTGCAAACCAGTAGCGCCGTGA